From the Oryza glaberrima chromosome 5, OglaRS2, whole genome shotgun sequence genome, one window contains:
- the LOC127773491 gene encoding transcription factor TGAL5 isoform X3, with product MHGACMCEPSSLVSTAATSLFFVKLRVVLIGMVQGEGSSWRMANDHDRAVPHSQAVAYGIQGHAVLAAPPANFLELQPAAAAYFGELEKALIHGTSAGAGVDHGMIQSDAYTESGYLAARPPTLEIFPSWPMSHLQEPYSQNSQSVGSTTDSSSAQNTMSQAELVSPASMRSDSGQEQQQQEVLMVTIDDYNYKQGLGAAIATAPSFQQHAGGLDMRKHGSTRKDGKLLDAKTERRLAQNREAARKSRLRKKAYVQQLETSRIRLQQIEQELQRARSQGLFPGGCSAPGDMSSGAVMFDMEYTRWIDDDSKCMAELQGALQAQLPDGNLGAIVEECMRHYDELFHLRAVLASSDVFHLMTGMWAAPAERCFLWMAGFRPSEILKMLIPQLDPLTEQQLMGMCSLQQSSEQTEEALAQGLHQLHQSLADAVGGGPLNDGADVANYTGLMALALGRLENLESFYRQADNLRQETLHHMRRILTTRQTARCFLSIGEYNRRLRALSSLWASRPRENFIATENVSPTGTEFQVIQQSQQNQFSGF from the exons ATGCatggtgcatgcatgtgtgaaCCTAGTTCACTAGTCTCTACTGCTGCTACTAGCCTCTTCTTTGTAAAGTTGAGAGTTGTGCTCATTGGCATGGTGCAAGGTGAGGGGAGTTCTTGGAGGATGGCAAATGATCATGATAGAGCAGTACCACACAGCCAAGCGGTTGCATATGGAATCCAAGGCCATGCTGTTCTTGCTGCACCACCTGCCAACTTCCT GGAGTTGCAACCTGCAGCTGCTGCTTACTTTGGTGAGTTGGAGAAGGCCCTTATCCATGGCACCAGTGCTGGTGCTGGTGTCGATCATGGCATGATCCAAAGTGACGCGTACACAGAGT CAGGATATCTTGCAGCTAGGCCCCCCACACTGGAAATCTTCCCTTCATGGCCAATGAGTCATCTACAGGAGCCATACAGT CAGAACTCGCAGTCAGTAGGGAGCACCACTGACTCTAGCTCAGCTCAGAACACAATGTCACAGGCCGAGTTGGTGTCCCCAGCGAGCATGAGGTCCGACTCTGGGCAGGAACAGCAACAACAGGAGGTATTGATGGTGACCATTGATGATTACAACTACAAACAAGGACTTGGAGCAGCAATAGCTACTGCACCAAGCTTTCAGCAACATGCAGGAGGCCTAGACATG AGGAAGCATGGATCCACTAGAAAAGACGGAAAACTGTTAGATGCCAAG ACTGAAAGGCGATTGGCTCAGAACAGAGAAGCTGCAAGAAAGAGCAGGCTGAGGAAAAAG GCTTATGTGCAGCAACTTGAGACTAGCCGCATAAGGCTTCAGCAAATCGAGCAAGAGCTTCAGAGAGCACGCTCACAG GGCTTGTTTCCTGGAGGATGCAGTGCACCTGGAGATATGAGCTCGG GTGCTGTAATGTTTGACATGGAGTACACCCGATGGATAGACGACGACAGCAAATGCATGGCAGAGCTCCAGGGCGCGCTACAGGCCCAGCTCCCCGACGGAAACCTTGGTGCCATTGTGGAAGAATGCATGCGCCACTACGACGAGCTCTTCCACCTTAGGGCCGTGCTCGCCAGCTCCGACGTGTTCCACCTGATGACTGGCATGTGGGCGGCGCCAGCCGAGCGGTGCTTCCTCTGGATGGCCGGTTTCCGGCCATCAGAAATTCTCAAA ATGCTGATACCTCAGCTCGATCCACTGACGGAGCAGCAGCTGATGGGGATGTGCAGCCTGCAGCAGTCGTCGGAGCAGACCGAGGAGGCGCTCGCGCAGGGGCTTCACCAGCTGCACCAGTCACTGGCCGACGCGGTGGGCGGCGGTCCTCTCAACGACGGCGCAGATGTTGCCAACTACACCGGCCTCATGGCCCTAGCACTTGGCAGGCTTGAGAACCTCGAGAGCTTTTATCGTCAG GCTGATAATCTGAGGCAGGAAACGTTGCACCACATGCGGCGAATTCTCACAACCAGACAGACAGCTCGGTGTTTTCTTTCCATTGGAGAGTATAATCGCCGTCTCCGTGCTCTCAGCTCCCTCTGGGCTTCACGTCCTCGCGA AAACTTCATTGCGACAGAGAATGTCAGCCCTACAGGAACTGAATTTCAGGTTATTCAGCAATCTCAGCAAAATCAATTCTCCGGTTTCTGA
- the LOC127773491 gene encoding transcription factor TGAL5 isoform X7, translated as MPKAWILELQPAAAAYFGELEKALIHGTSAGAGVDHGMIQSDAYTESAGYLAARPPTLEIFPSWPMSHLQEPYSQNSQSVGSTTDSSSAQNTMSQAELVSPASMRSDSGQEQQQQEVLMVTIDDYNYKQGLGAAIATAPSFQQHAGGLDMRKHGSTRKDGKLLDAKTERRLAQNREAARKSRLRKKAYVQQLETSRIRLQQIEQELQRARSQGLFPGGCSAPGDMSSGAVMFDMEYTRWIDDDSKCMAELQGALQAQLPDGNLGAIVEECMRHYDELFHLRAVLASSDVFHLMTGMWAAPAERCFLWMAGFRPSEILKMLIPQLDPLTEQQLMGMCSLQQSSEQTEEALAQGLHQLHQSLADAVGGGPLNDGADVANYTGLMALALGRLENLESFYRQADNLRQETLHHMRRILTTRQTARCFLSIGEYNRRLRALSSLWASRPRENFIATENVSPTGTEFQVIQQSQQNQFSGF; from the exons ATGCCTAAGGCCTGGATCCT GGAGTTGCAACCTGCAGCTGCTGCTTACTTTGGTGAGTTGGAGAAGGCCCTTATCCATGGCACCAGTGCTGGTGCTGGTGTCGATCATGGCATGATCCAAAGTGACGCGTACACAGAGT CAGCAGGATATCTTGCAGCTAGGCCCCCCACACTGGAAATCTTCCCTTCATGGCCAATGAGTCATCTACAGGAGCCATACAGT CAGAACTCGCAGTCAGTAGGGAGCACCACTGACTCTAGCTCAGCTCAGAACACAATGTCACAGGCCGAGTTGGTGTCCCCAGCGAGCATGAGGTCCGACTCTGGGCAGGAACAGCAACAACAGGAGGTATTGATGGTGACCATTGATGATTACAACTACAAACAAGGACTTGGAGCAGCAATAGCTACTGCACCAAGCTTTCAGCAACATGCAGGAGGCCTAGACATG AGGAAGCATGGATCCACTAGAAAAGACGGAAAACTGTTAGATGCCAAG ACTGAAAGGCGATTGGCTCAGAACAGAGAAGCTGCAAGAAAGAGCAGGCTGAGGAAAAAG GCTTATGTGCAGCAACTTGAGACTAGCCGCATAAGGCTTCAGCAAATCGAGCAAGAGCTTCAGAGAGCACGCTCACAG GGCTTGTTTCCTGGAGGATGCAGTGCACCTGGAGATATGAGCTCGG GTGCTGTAATGTTTGACATGGAGTACACCCGATGGATAGACGACGACAGCAAATGCATGGCAGAGCTCCAGGGCGCGCTACAGGCCCAGCTCCCCGACGGAAACCTTGGTGCCATTGTGGAAGAATGCATGCGCCACTACGACGAGCTCTTCCACCTTAGGGCCGTGCTCGCCAGCTCCGACGTGTTCCACCTGATGACTGGCATGTGGGCGGCGCCAGCCGAGCGGTGCTTCCTCTGGATGGCCGGTTTCCGGCCATCAGAAATTCTCAAA ATGCTGATACCTCAGCTCGATCCACTGACGGAGCAGCAGCTGATGGGGATGTGCAGCCTGCAGCAGTCGTCGGAGCAGACCGAGGAGGCGCTCGCGCAGGGGCTTCACCAGCTGCACCAGTCACTGGCCGACGCGGTGGGCGGCGGTCCTCTCAACGACGGCGCAGATGTTGCCAACTACACCGGCCTCATGGCCCTAGCACTTGGCAGGCTTGAGAACCTCGAGAGCTTTTATCGTCAG GCTGATAATCTGAGGCAGGAAACGTTGCACCACATGCGGCGAATTCTCACAACCAGACAGACAGCTCGGTGTTTTCTTTCCATTGGAGAGTATAATCGCCGTCTCCGTGCTCTCAGCTCCCTCTGGGCTTCACGTCCTCGCGA AAACTTCATTGCGACAGAGAATGTCAGCCCTACAGGAACTGAATTTCAGGTTATTCAGCAATCTCAGCAAAATCAATTCTCCGGTTTCTGA
- the LOC127773491 gene encoding transcription factor TGAL5 isoform X11 — MIQSDAYTESGYLAARPPTLEIFPSWPMSHLQEPYSQNSQSVGSTTDSSSAQNTMSQAELVSPASMRSDSGQEQQQQEVLMVTIDDYNYKQGLGAAIATAPSFQQHAGGLDMRKHGSTRKDGKLLDAKTERRLAQNREAARKSRLRKKAYVQQLETSRIRLQQIEQELQRARSQGLFPGGCSAPGDMSSGAVMFDMEYTRWIDDDSKCMAELQGALQAQLPDGNLGAIVEECMRHYDELFHLRAVLASSDVFHLMTGMWAAPAERCFLWMAGFRPSEILKMLIPQLDPLTEQQLMGMCSLQQSSEQTEEALAQGLHQLHQSLADAVGGGPLNDGADVANYTGLMALALGRLENLESFYRQADNLRQETLHHMRRILTTRQTARCFLSIGEYNRRLRALSSLWASRPRENFIATENVSPTGTEFQVIQQSQQNQFSGF, encoded by the exons ATGATCCAAAGTGACGCGTACACAGAGT CAGGATATCTTGCAGCTAGGCCCCCCACACTGGAAATCTTCCCTTCATGGCCAATGAGTCATCTACAGGAGCCATACAGT CAGAACTCGCAGTCAGTAGGGAGCACCACTGACTCTAGCTCAGCTCAGAACACAATGTCACAGGCCGAGTTGGTGTCCCCAGCGAGCATGAGGTCCGACTCTGGGCAGGAACAGCAACAACAGGAGGTATTGATGGTGACCATTGATGATTACAACTACAAACAAGGACTTGGAGCAGCAATAGCTACTGCACCAAGCTTTCAGCAACATGCAGGAGGCCTAGACATG AGGAAGCATGGATCCACTAGAAAAGACGGAAAACTGTTAGATGCCAAG ACTGAAAGGCGATTGGCTCAGAACAGAGAAGCTGCAAGAAAGAGCAGGCTGAGGAAAAAG GCTTATGTGCAGCAACTTGAGACTAGCCGCATAAGGCTTCAGCAAATCGAGCAAGAGCTTCAGAGAGCACGCTCACAG GGCTTGTTTCCTGGAGGATGCAGTGCACCTGGAGATATGAGCTCGG GTGCTGTAATGTTTGACATGGAGTACACCCGATGGATAGACGACGACAGCAAATGCATGGCAGAGCTCCAGGGCGCGCTACAGGCCCAGCTCCCCGACGGAAACCTTGGTGCCATTGTGGAAGAATGCATGCGCCACTACGACGAGCTCTTCCACCTTAGGGCCGTGCTCGCCAGCTCCGACGTGTTCCACCTGATGACTGGCATGTGGGCGGCGCCAGCCGAGCGGTGCTTCCTCTGGATGGCCGGTTTCCGGCCATCAGAAATTCTCAAA ATGCTGATACCTCAGCTCGATCCACTGACGGAGCAGCAGCTGATGGGGATGTGCAGCCTGCAGCAGTCGTCGGAGCAGACCGAGGAGGCGCTCGCGCAGGGGCTTCACCAGCTGCACCAGTCACTGGCCGACGCGGTGGGCGGCGGTCCTCTCAACGACGGCGCAGATGTTGCCAACTACACCGGCCTCATGGCCCTAGCACTTGGCAGGCTTGAGAACCTCGAGAGCTTTTATCGTCAG GCTGATAATCTGAGGCAGGAAACGTTGCACCACATGCGGCGAATTCTCACAACCAGACAGACAGCTCGGTGTTTTCTTTCCATTGGAGAGTATAATCGCCGTCTCCGTGCTCTCAGCTCCCTCTGGGCTTCACGTCCTCGCGA AAACTTCATTGCGACAGAGAATGTCAGCCCTACAGGAACTGAATTTCAGGTTATTCAGCAATCTCAGCAAAATCAATTCTCCGGTTTCTGA
- the LOC127773491 gene encoding transcription factor TGAL5 isoform X10, with amino-acid sequence MIQSDAYTESAGYLAARPPTLEIFPSWPMSHLQEPYSQNSQSVGSTTDSSSAQNTMSQAELVSPASMRSDSGQEQQQQEVLMVTIDDYNYKQGLGAAIATAPSFQQHAGGLDMRKHGSTRKDGKLLDAKTERRLAQNREAARKSRLRKKAYVQQLETSRIRLQQIEQELQRARSQGLFPGGCSAPGDMSSGAVMFDMEYTRWIDDDSKCMAELQGALQAQLPDGNLGAIVEECMRHYDELFHLRAVLASSDVFHLMTGMWAAPAERCFLWMAGFRPSEILKMLIPQLDPLTEQQLMGMCSLQQSSEQTEEALAQGLHQLHQSLADAVGGGPLNDGADVANYTGLMALALGRLENLESFYRQADNLRQETLHHMRRILTTRQTARCFLSIGEYNRRLRALSSLWASRPRENFIATENVSPTGTEFQVIQQSQQNQFSGF; translated from the exons ATGATCCAAAGTGACGCGTACACAGAGT CAGCAGGATATCTTGCAGCTAGGCCCCCCACACTGGAAATCTTCCCTTCATGGCCAATGAGTCATCTACAGGAGCCATACAGT CAGAACTCGCAGTCAGTAGGGAGCACCACTGACTCTAGCTCAGCTCAGAACACAATGTCACAGGCCGAGTTGGTGTCCCCAGCGAGCATGAGGTCCGACTCTGGGCAGGAACAGCAACAACAGGAGGTATTGATGGTGACCATTGATGATTACAACTACAAACAAGGACTTGGAGCAGCAATAGCTACTGCACCAAGCTTTCAGCAACATGCAGGAGGCCTAGACATG AGGAAGCATGGATCCACTAGAAAAGACGGAAAACTGTTAGATGCCAAG ACTGAAAGGCGATTGGCTCAGAACAGAGAAGCTGCAAGAAAGAGCAGGCTGAGGAAAAAG GCTTATGTGCAGCAACTTGAGACTAGCCGCATAAGGCTTCAGCAAATCGAGCAAGAGCTTCAGAGAGCACGCTCACAG GGCTTGTTTCCTGGAGGATGCAGTGCACCTGGAGATATGAGCTCGG GTGCTGTAATGTTTGACATGGAGTACACCCGATGGATAGACGACGACAGCAAATGCATGGCAGAGCTCCAGGGCGCGCTACAGGCCCAGCTCCCCGACGGAAACCTTGGTGCCATTGTGGAAGAATGCATGCGCCACTACGACGAGCTCTTCCACCTTAGGGCCGTGCTCGCCAGCTCCGACGTGTTCCACCTGATGACTGGCATGTGGGCGGCGCCAGCCGAGCGGTGCTTCCTCTGGATGGCCGGTTTCCGGCCATCAGAAATTCTCAAA ATGCTGATACCTCAGCTCGATCCACTGACGGAGCAGCAGCTGATGGGGATGTGCAGCCTGCAGCAGTCGTCGGAGCAGACCGAGGAGGCGCTCGCGCAGGGGCTTCACCAGCTGCACCAGTCACTGGCCGACGCGGTGGGCGGCGGTCCTCTCAACGACGGCGCAGATGTTGCCAACTACACCGGCCTCATGGCCCTAGCACTTGGCAGGCTTGAGAACCTCGAGAGCTTTTATCGTCAG GCTGATAATCTGAGGCAGGAAACGTTGCACCACATGCGGCGAATTCTCACAACCAGACAGACAGCTCGGTGTTTTCTTTCCATTGGAGAGTATAATCGCCGTCTCCGTGCTCTCAGCTCCCTCTGGGCTTCACGTCCTCGCGA AAACTTCATTGCGACAGAGAATGTCAGCCCTACAGGAACTGAATTTCAGGTTATTCAGCAATCTCAGCAAAATCAATTCTCCGGTTTCTGA
- the LOC127773491 gene encoding transcription factor TGAL5 isoform X12 translates to MSHLQEPYSQNSQSVGSTTDSSSAQNTMSQAELVSPASMRSDSGQEQQQQEVLMVTIDDYNYKQGLGAAIATAPSFQQHAGGLDMRKHGSTRKDGKLLDAKTERRLAQNREAARKSRLRKKAYVQQLETSRIRLQQIEQELQRARSQGLFPGGCSAPGDMSSGAVMFDMEYTRWIDDDSKCMAELQGALQAQLPDGNLGAIVEECMRHYDELFHLRAVLASSDVFHLMTGMWAAPAERCFLWMAGFRPSEILKMLIPQLDPLTEQQLMGMCSLQQSSEQTEEALAQGLHQLHQSLADAVGGGPLNDGADVANYTGLMALALGRLENLESFYRQADNLRQETLHHMRRILTTRQTARCFLSIGEYNRRLRALSSLWASRPRENFIATENVSPTGTEFQVIQQSQQNQFSGF, encoded by the exons ATGAGTCATCTACAGGAGCCATACAGT CAGAACTCGCAGTCAGTAGGGAGCACCACTGACTCTAGCTCAGCTCAGAACACAATGTCACAGGCCGAGTTGGTGTCCCCAGCGAGCATGAGGTCCGACTCTGGGCAGGAACAGCAACAACAGGAGGTATTGATGGTGACCATTGATGATTACAACTACAAACAAGGACTTGGAGCAGCAATAGCTACTGCACCAAGCTTTCAGCAACATGCAGGAGGCCTAGACATG AGGAAGCATGGATCCACTAGAAAAGACGGAAAACTGTTAGATGCCAAG ACTGAAAGGCGATTGGCTCAGAACAGAGAAGCTGCAAGAAAGAGCAGGCTGAGGAAAAAG GCTTATGTGCAGCAACTTGAGACTAGCCGCATAAGGCTTCAGCAAATCGAGCAAGAGCTTCAGAGAGCACGCTCACAG GGCTTGTTTCCTGGAGGATGCAGTGCACCTGGAGATATGAGCTCGG GTGCTGTAATGTTTGACATGGAGTACACCCGATGGATAGACGACGACAGCAAATGCATGGCAGAGCTCCAGGGCGCGCTACAGGCCCAGCTCCCCGACGGAAACCTTGGTGCCATTGTGGAAGAATGCATGCGCCACTACGACGAGCTCTTCCACCTTAGGGCCGTGCTCGCCAGCTCCGACGTGTTCCACCTGATGACTGGCATGTGGGCGGCGCCAGCCGAGCGGTGCTTCCTCTGGATGGCCGGTTTCCGGCCATCAGAAATTCTCAAA ATGCTGATACCTCAGCTCGATCCACTGACGGAGCAGCAGCTGATGGGGATGTGCAGCCTGCAGCAGTCGTCGGAGCAGACCGAGGAGGCGCTCGCGCAGGGGCTTCACCAGCTGCACCAGTCACTGGCCGACGCGGTGGGCGGCGGTCCTCTCAACGACGGCGCAGATGTTGCCAACTACACCGGCCTCATGGCCCTAGCACTTGGCAGGCTTGAGAACCTCGAGAGCTTTTATCGTCAG GCTGATAATCTGAGGCAGGAAACGTTGCACCACATGCGGCGAATTCTCACAACCAGACAGACAGCTCGGTGTTTTCTTTCCATTGGAGAGTATAATCGCCGTCTCCGTGCTCTCAGCTCCCTCTGGGCTTCACGTCCTCGCGA AAACTTCATTGCGACAGAGAATGTCAGCCCTACAGGAACTGAATTTCAGGTTATTCAGCAATCTCAGCAAAATCAATTCTCCGGTTTCTGA